The genomic window AAATGTAAAATCTTGATGAATTTCATCAGATATAATTAAAACATCGTATTTACGACAGATTGCGAACAATTTGGCTTGCTCTTCTTCAGTCCAAACACGGCCAACTGGATTATGTGGTGAGCAATGAATATACAACTTAACAGAGTGATCAATAACAGCCTGTTCAAACTGGTCAAAATCGATTGTATAGTAACCATCATTATTCACTAAATCAACACTCACTAATTGACGTTTTGTATCACGAACGGCTTCACTAAAAGGATAGTAAACAGGTGGTTGAATAATAACTGAATCGTTTTCTTTGGTAAAAGCGTATAATAAGTGGTAAATAGCTTGGACAGCTCCGGTTGAAAACCGAACCCACTCTTCTTTGATTGGAAAAGAAAAATGTGCCTCCATCCAGCTACTGTAAGCTGAGTAATATGATTTATCAGCAAATGTATACCCATAAACTCCATGTAATACACGGTCCTTTAATGATTTAGTGATTGCTTCGCTCACTTTAAAGTCCATATCCGCTACCCATAATGGGAGTAAATCTGGCTGGCCAAAACGTTGCTCCAGCAAGTCCCATTTAAGGGAGTTCGTATGTCGGCGTTCAACATAATATTTATCCACAAATTCTTCTATTTCCACCAAAAATCTACCTTCTTTCTACAACAAATATCTAAACATTATTTAACTTTTAAAGCAACTTTCAAGTCTTGGATTAAATCATCAACATCTTCCAAACCAACAGATAATCTTAATAAATCAGGTGTTAAACCGTATGATTCTCGCAGTGATTTTGGAATATCAGCATGCGTCTGCGTTGTTGGATATGTAATTAGACTTTCTACTCCGCCTAAACTTTCAGCGTAAGTAAAGAGAGCTAATCTTTCTAAGAACGGACCAACTGCCTGTTCATTTTTTAAGCGAATACTTATCATCGCCCCTTTACCCGCATAAAGAACTTCTTTAATTTGAGTTTGTTGTTTTAACCATGTGACAATTTCTCTCGCTGTCTTTTCTTGACGATCAATGCGAACCGGTAATGTCTTCAAGCTTCGGATAAATAACCAACAGTCAAACGGAGATAAAGTGGGACCAGTTGTATTCGACAGCCAACTTAGTTTCTCACCTATCTTTTGATTATTCGTCACAACCACACCAGCTAAAATGTCATTATGTCCCGTTAAATACTTGGTACCGGAATGAATAACAATATCCGCTCCCAAATCTAAAGGTCTTTGACGAAGTGGCGTCAACAAAGTATTATCTACCAGTAGTAGCGCATCATGTCGATGACTCAAATCAGCTATCCGCTGGATATCAACTTCTTTCATTAATGGATTGGTTGGCGTCTCAATAAATATACCATCTACTTCATCTGTTATAATTTTTTCTAAATCTTCCTCCGATTCAAAATAACTAAATCGTGAGTAACCTTGAGCTTCAAGATGCTCAAAATAACGAAAACTGCCTCCATACAAGTCACGAGACACTAAAAAGTGACTCCCAGGATTAAATACTTGAAAAGCGAGTTGCACAGCACTCATTCCTGAACTCGTCACAACAGCTTTCACTCCACCCTCTAGATCCGCTAATCCATGTTCCAAAATCTCACGTGTTGGGTTTTTCGTTCGTGTATAATCATAGCCTGTACTCTGGCCTAAACCAGGGTGGGCGTAAGTTGTGGCCAAGTGGATTGGCGCTACAACAGCTCCAGTTGTTGGGTCCTGACGATTACCTAATTGAACAAGCTTAGTGTTAAGATGTGTGCTCATTGTGTTTGTCCTCCTTCAAAATATCTTTCAAGTCATAATAAGTATGTTGATATACGTTATTTAGCCAATTATTGTATAAAATAAACGCATAGCTTCGCCAACTGAATAGCGGTTTTTTCGTATCATCATCGTTTGGATAATAATTTTCTGGTGGTTGAATCTTATAACCAGCTTCTTTATCTCGCTGGTACTCTTGTTCTAACGTATCTCGGTCATATTCCAAATGGCCTAATAAGAAGATATTTCGAAAATCTGTTGTCGTAATAATGTCAGGTCCAAATTCAGGATGCGAGGTGACGACAGTTAAGTTTTTTTCTGCCTTTATATCATTCAAGTTAATTGATGTATGACGCGATTGCGGTACACAATAAGTATCATTAAACCCTCGAATTAAAGGGTGTCGCTCCTCTTTCACATCGTATTCATAAATTCCAAATAACTTGTGGTCCAGTTTATAGTTTTCAATACCGTAATCATAATGCAACGCAAATTGCGCACCCCAACATATGAATAGACGTGAGAAGACATTACGCTCAGACCACTTCAAAATCATCTTCAACTCATCAATATAATCAACTTGATTGTATTTTAATTGCTCAACGGGCGCTCCAGTTATGATTAATCCATCATATTGATT from Aerococcaceae bacterium DSM 111021 includes these protein-coding regions:
- a CDS encoding aminotransferase class I/II-fold pyridoxal phosphate-dependent enzyme is translated as MSTHLNTKLVQLGNRQDPTTGAVVAPIHLATTYAHPGLGQSTGYDYTRTKNPTREILEHGLADLEGGVKAVVTSSGMSAVQLAFQVFNPGSHFLVSRDLYGGSFRYFEHLEAQGYSRFSYFESEEDLEKIITDEVDGIFIETPTNPLMKEVDIQRIADLSHRHDALLLVDNTLLTPLRQRPLDLGADIVIHSGTKYLTGHNDILAGVVVTNNQKIGEKLSWLSNTTGPTLSPFDCWLFIRSLKTLPVRIDRQEKTAREIVTWLKQQTQIKEVLYAGKGAMISIRLKNEQAVGPFLERLALFTYAESLGGVESLITYPTTQTHADIPKSLRESYGLTPDLLRLSVGLEDVDDLIQDLKVALKVK
- a CDS encoding pyridoxal phosphate-dependent aminotransferase produces the protein MEIEEFVDKYYVERRHTNSLKWDLLEQRFGQPDLLPLWVADMDFKVSEAITKSLKDRVLHGVYGYTFADKSYYSAYSSWMEAHFSFPIKEEWVRFSTGAVQAIYHLLYAFTKENDSVIIQPPVYYPFSEAVRDTKRQLVSVDLVNNDGYYTIDFDQFEQAVIDHSVKLYIHCSPHNPVGRVWTEEEQAKLFAICRKYDVLIISDEIHQDFTFEREHIPAANVSESAHRDRLITVNSASKSFNIAGLTHCNIVITDDKLREQYDTFANRMVKSEANIMGLLATEAAYVDGVDWMDSLKKVIYHNYEIIRDYFGKFAPKIVVSPLEGTYLIFVDLRAVVDNNQMVEFIQEKCGIAVDYGEWFGEGYEGFIRLNLATKPENIEKAVQAIVENLG
- the metA gene encoding homoserine O-succinyltransferase, with product MPIKVVQGLPIRKELEREQIVTMDESRARTQDIRPLKILILNLMPKKEATELQLLRLLGNTPLQIEVDLMYTTTHDAANTPVSHLNQFYKTFYQVKDNQYDGLIITGAPVEQLKYNQVDYIDELKMILKWSERNVFSRLFICWGAQFALHYDYGIENYKLDHKLFGIYEYDVKEERHPLIRGFNDTYCVPQSRHTSINLNDIKAEKNLTVVTSHPEFGPDIITTTDFRNIFLLGHLEYDRDTLEQEYQRDKEAGYKIQPPENYYPNDDDTKKPLFSWRSYAFILYNNWLNNVYQHTYYDLKDILKEDKHNEHTS